In Thalassotalea sp. Sam97, a single window of DNA contains:
- the trkA gene encoding Trk system potassium transporter TrkA: MKIIILGAGQVGGTLAENLVGEDNDITLVDIDTEKLRELQDKMDLQVVTGHGSHPDVLAKAGAEDADMVIAVTSDDATNMVACQIAFSIFSTPVKIARIRSEQILKHKKRLFHNQDIPVDHIIAPEQLVTRDIARLIDYPGALQVREFAGGKVSLVGIKAYYGGLLVGHALSTLRDHIPNIDTRVAAIYRKGKPIRPLGTTVIEADDLVFFIAATRHIRAVMSELQKLEPAYKRIMIAGGGHIGAGLARILEKNHQVKIIERNPVRAEFLSNELDNTRVYIGDSSDRELLVEEQIDKIDVFIAVTNDDEANIMSSMVAKGGGARKTIALIQRNAYHDIIHNNILDIDIAVSPQQATISALLTHVRKGGVVNAYSLRRGAAEAVEIVAHGDEQSSKVIGREIKDIKLPPGASFGAIVRGEEVLIAHSTTVIQADDHVILFLVDKKYINQIEKLFSVSAIFF; encoded by the coding sequence ATGAAAATCATAATCTTAGGCGCAGGACAAGTTGGTGGTACATTGGCCGAAAACTTAGTTGGCGAAGACAACGATATCACCTTAGTTGATATAGATACCGAAAAGCTCCGTGAATTGCAGGACAAAATGGATCTACAAGTGGTTACCGGGCACGGTAGTCACCCTGATGTACTTGCTAAAGCTGGCGCCGAAGATGCGGATATGGTTATTGCGGTAACCAGTGACGACGCGACCAATATGGTCGCTTGTCAAATTGCGTTTTCAATATTTAGCACACCGGTAAAAATCGCCCGCATTCGCTCTGAACAAATCTTAAAGCATAAAAAACGCTTGTTTCACAATCAAGATATCCCCGTCGATCATATTATTGCTCCAGAGCAATTGGTAACGCGCGACATTGCCCGCTTAATTGATTACCCTGGCGCGCTACAGGTACGTGAATTTGCCGGTGGTAAAGTATCATTAGTCGGCATCAAAGCCTATTACGGTGGTTTACTGGTCGGTCATGCGCTATCTACTTTACGTGATCACATCCCTAATATTGACACCCGGGTCGCGGCTATCTACCGCAAAGGTAAGCCCATTAGGCCGCTAGGTACCACGGTTATTGAAGCCGATGATTTGGTGTTTTTTATCGCTGCCACACGCCATATTCGAGCGGTCATGAGTGAGTTGCAAAAGCTTGAACCTGCCTATAAGCGCATAATGATCGCTGGAGGCGGTCATATTGGCGCAGGCTTAGCGAGAATATTAGAAAAAAATCATCAGGTAAAAATCATTGAGCGCAATCCAGTTCGTGCTGAATTTCTATCGAACGAGTTGGATAATACTCGTGTTTATATTGGTGATTCATCAGATCGAGAATTATTAGTTGAAGAACAAATTGATAAAATTGATGTGTTTATTGCGGTAACCAATGATGACGAAGCCAACATTATGTCATCAATGGTGGCCAAAGGTGGTGGCGCTCGTAAAACCATCGCCCTTATTCAACGTAACGCTTATCACGATATTATTCACAACAATATCCTCGACATAGATATTGCAGTTTCGCCACAACAAGCAACCATATCGGCGCTACTGACTCATGTGCGTAAAGGAGGTGTCGTCAACGCCTATAGCTTACGACGTGGTGCGGCTGAAGCGGTAGAGATCGTCGCCCATGGTGATGAGCAATCATCCAAAGTTATTGGCAGAGAAATTAAAGATATTAAATTGCCACCAGGAGCAAGCTTTGGTGCCATTGTCCGCGGCGAAGAAGTGTTAATCGCCCACTCGACCACGGTTATTCAAGCCGATGATCACGTCATCTTATTCTTGGTTGATAAGAAGTATATTAACCAAATTGAAAAGCTGTTCTCGGTAAGTGCTATTTTCTTCTAA
- the rsmB gene encoding 16S rRNA (cytosine(967)-C(5))-methyltransferase RsmB: protein MSKNIRALAAKCCFAVVDKGRSLADELPKLQSQLESPKDKGLLQELCYGVLRYLPELEHQVRHFVDKPLKGKQRVCHFLLLVGIYQIKYTRVPDHAAVAETVAATASLKARHLKGMVNAVLRGYQRQPDAEPVNSDAVRYNHPSWFIKLLQQGYPQTWQRIVEQNMQRPPMWLRVNRRKCGIDEYAKLLADADIEFDYQHPVSGAIRLSQAVDVSKLPNFDSGWVSIQDGAAQMAAPLLASQAGENILDCCAAPGGKTCHILELTPDLDLVTAIDVEPERLTRVEQNLDRLGLSAKVIAADASKPDSWFDGQLYDRILLDAPCSGTGVIRKNPDIKWLRRREDIDALVVLQQQILAAMWSLLKPGGTLLYATCSILPQENKQQIERFINDNNDATLLPLEQSDDPLGWQILPGDDGMDGFFYAKFQKSANVN, encoded by the coding sequence ATGAGTAAAAATATTCGCGCACTCGCTGCAAAGTGCTGTTTTGCGGTAGTCGATAAAGGTCGTAGCTTAGCCGATGAATTGCCTAAGCTACAAAGCCAGTTAGAGTCGCCCAAAGACAAGGGCCTATTACAAGAGCTTTGTTATGGCGTATTGCGCTATTTACCGGAGCTGGAGCACCAAGTAAGGCACTTTGTTGATAAGCCATTAAAGGGTAAACAACGAGTTTGTCATTTTTTGCTGTTAGTTGGTATTTATCAAATCAAATACACTCGAGTCCCTGATCACGCAGCGGTCGCAGAAACAGTCGCTGCAACTGCATCGCTAAAAGCGCGCCACCTAAAAGGCATGGTCAATGCGGTACTGCGTGGTTATCAACGACAGCCTGATGCAGAACCAGTAAACAGTGATGCTGTTCGCTACAATCACCCTAGTTGGTTTATCAAGTTATTACAGCAAGGTTATCCGCAAACTTGGCAACGCATTGTTGAGCAAAATATGCAGCGGCCACCAATGTGGTTACGTGTAAATCGCCGTAAATGCGGCATTGATGAATACGCAAAGTTGCTAGCTGATGCCGATATTGAGTTCGATTATCAACACCCTGTCTCAGGTGCCATTCGTCTTAGCCAAGCGGTAGATGTCAGCAAATTACCTAACTTTGACTCTGGCTGGGTATCCATTCAAGATGGCGCTGCACAAATGGCTGCGCCACTATTGGCTAGCCAAGCAGGCGAAAACATACTCGACTGCTGCGCTGCGCCCGGAGGCAAAACATGCCATATTCTCGAGTTAACCCCTGATCTTGATCTGGTAACGGCAATTGATGTAGAACCTGAACGACTAACACGAGTGGAGCAAAACTTAGATCGGCTTGGGTTATCTGCTAAAGTCATAGCCGCTGATGCGAGCAAGCCAGACTCTTGGTTTGACGGCCAACTCTATGATCGTATTTTACTGGATGCTCCGTGTTCGGGAACCGGCGTTATTCGTAAAAATCCAGATATTAAATGGCTGCGACGTCGCGAAGACATTGATGCCTTAGTGGTATTGCAGCAACAAATATTGGCTGCGATGTGGTCGTTGTTAAAACCCGGTGGCACCTTGTTGTATGCAACTTGCTCTATATTACCGCAAGAGAACAAGCAGCAAATCGAGCGCTTCATCAATGATAACAACGATGCCACATTGCTCCCATTAGAGCAAAGTGATGACCCATTAGGCTGGCAGATACTACCAGGTGATGATGGCATGGATGGCTTTTTCTATGCGAAGTTCCAAAAAAGTGCTAACGTAAACTAA